The genomic window CCATCCTGGGACAACATTCCTCTTCgcctgtgaacctgtgaaatataGACTACAagtcatctgcttccaaagtataaTGGTAGAAAGGTATAAGGTAGACaattccattacaaataggagaaactggagcaaaagaaaagatAAGGGATACCCAACAAGACTAAGACCCAGCAGACcgatttacattagctctcaaggcttgaaaataatcctctgttctttgagacTATCAGGGCAACGGaactgccctccagactctaggtgttgGCAGTGGTCTCTGGATTCTAGGTGGAGGCCGCCCCAGACCTAGGCTTCAgctttgccttccaggcccaGTGGGACGGCAATTCTACTCCCTTGGCTTTGGATGGCTCCATTCTCCtattgtgtggcctttcttgccatggtcttctAACTTCCACCCAtgtgactgggtgggactgtgcagatagggtaattgtggcccgccaaagggactggtcagttttgacatcctgctgggcttgaggtGAGTCATCCGAGAGGTGGAAGAGAGAGGATCCTATcactaccaaggaagaacagccaggatcAGACAGTGTGTCCACTGGACCAAGGATCCCTGCGTTGAGAAACTCCTGAacaggtgacagagagagagaaagagctcaAAAAGCGGTGGCAAGAAATGATGGCAGGAGACgacgtggtgggcttcctggtccacgaagcaagaaagctgagtgcctttgggcaagagGCCTGCTGGCAGAGtaaagtgcctctgggcacttattggcagaagctaaaaaagctttgtaaccttgccctgagcagggcagaggcttaGGGCCAGAGGAAGCTGTGCCTGCGAAGACAGCTaaaaagaagctgtcctgatggaagaactatcctgagcctgaattttgccatggttaagagctcagctcctaaccaaaaggctggcagtttgaatctaccagttgctccttcaaaaccctgtggggcagtcctactctgtcctataggttgctatgaattgtaatcgactcaacagcaacaggtttggttttacttccctaataaaccccataatcatgagtactgtctgtgacttctgtgtggccattggaaTTAATTATCAAActtagcagagaagtagagtgccctGGAAGAGAGAGCGTAAAGACTGCGAAGAGAGGagacatgtctgacctccgcctcacaggaatcagccttgagctgttgatcttaATTCTCCTCCCCCCTTGTGAAAAGAGAGGTCAGACATCGCCCCCAAGCCGTTTTTACaccatctgagtggcgaccccACCCCTTCAGCCCCAGCAGGCCCTATTCTCCTGTCCTATGGGTATGGCAGCCCCAAcacctcagctttgggtggaTTACTACTCACTGGCACACCTTAACAGCACCCCTACACATCGGAACTAAGTTGGCCAAGATCCAACTCTATGAAATCTAGAGGGCTATGGGcataccaacagtctcttcaaaacAATCTAGgcctttactattaaaaaaaattaggcaccATAAAACTCTTCAGCCTGTACCCATTAACCAATCTCAAAATTGCTTCCActttttaggtatctgttagagcagtgcCCCACTCTCGGTatcaaattcttagttatctagtgctgctgtaacagaaataccataagtggatggctttaataaacagaaatttattttctcacagtttaggagactagaagcctgaattcagggtgctggctctagggaatggctttctctgtgagctctggagaaaggttcttgtctcttctgagcttctgctcctgggcaaccttcatgtggcttggcatctctcttcccccatctctgctgcttAGCCCTgcctgtttaatttcttttatatttcaaaagaggttgacttaagacacaccctacactaatcctctctcattaacataataaagatcacccattcccaaatgggattataaccacaggtatagagtttaggatttacaacactatttctgggggacataattcaatccataatattcccTGTGAAAGTTCCCAGTTATGTACTGTCCTGACTTCCTGAAAAGGCTGTTTCACAATCACATTTTTACCTCCTTGGAGCTCACAGATGTTTAAAGACTGAGTTCCTGAAGAAGGCATTTCCAAAGGCACTGTATTCATATGGTTTTGTTCCTGTATGAGTTTATACATGTATAAAGAGCTATGTCTCCCTAAGGAAGATTTTCTCACTTTCAGTAAATTTATCACTTTCTCTCTTGCATGAATTTCCTTATGTTTAACGAGGAATGACATGTGGGTAAAATCTTTGCCACGTTCACTACATCCATACAGTCTCTCCCTGGAATGAGTTCGCTGATGTTGAATGAGGTCAGGCTTGCTTCTAAAGGCTTTTTCACACTCACTACATTCATAAGGTCTCTCTCCTGTATGAATTCTTTGATGCTTGGTCAGGGCTGATTTAAAAGCAAAAGTTCTTCCACATTCACTGCATTCATAAGGCTTCACTCCTGTGTAAAGTCTCTGAAGTAAAACAAGGTATGCCTTCTCGGAAAATgatttcccacattcattacatccATAGactttctctccagtatgagacCACTGATGTCTCTTGAACAGGCTCTTCCAAaagaaggcttttccacattcaccGCATACACagggtttctctcctgtatgaattctctgatggtACAAGAGCAGTGACTTTCTGTAGAGGActttcccacattcactgcattTATGTGGCTGCTCTTCTGTATAAGTTTTTGGATGGTCATTGAGCTGTGACTTAGTGCTACTGGGTTTAAAATATCCTCGGTATTTAATTCCAGGAAAAGTTTTATCATGCTTCACGTGGACAGATGATTTCTCAAAACCACTAAACTCATCGGAATCCCTTCCTGCATCTCTTCTATTCTGGATAACAAAATTTAAATGAGATTGCAAACTTCCATAATGTGAGTCAAACATATTGTGTTCTTGAGTTAAAGGAACAAGATTTTTGTTTAAACCAAAATTAATTTCAAGCGCAAAACTTTGCAGAGATCTTTCCAAACTTTTAAGCTTGTTTCGGTTTTCTGGGTGCCATTGCATATGGTTGATCGCCCGTATTTCTTCtaggaaagagaaaaatgaaaacattcatAATCATtttagaggaggaaaaaaagtataaaaatgatacATTTTGGGCTGGGTCTTATAAGTCTAAAAGAAATCTACCTTGTGAATATGTACCATCtctgaaaaagacagaaaaatgcagtattttaaaaaacaggaaaagaaaaacagctaTTGTAGAAACAATGAAATTATATTCTAGGTTATgtgaaaacaaatattaaaaaacagaaaacattgaACAATGAAGTATAGCCTACAATGAATAAATATAACGTAGGCTACttttccatatttaaaaaaaaaccaaagcattgccatacagtcaattctgactcacagcgactctacaggacagagcagaactgccccacagggcttccaagtagtggctgatggattccaactgccgccctttttggttagcagtcgagctcttaaccactgtaccaccaaggctccactttCCATACAGGACATTGCAAAATGGGGATAGGAATAGAAATAGAAACAAATTACTGTTGGAATACGACAAAAAAACATGGATGGAAATATGATCCAGGATTGTAGGGGCTGGATCTGATCATTTTAGACACATTTGTTTAA from Loxodonta africana isolate mLoxAfr1 chromosome 11, mLoxAfr1.hap2, whole genome shotgun sequence includes these protein-coding regions:
- the LOC111749556 gene encoding zinc finger protein 577-like isoform X1; protein product: MGCLTCKWSSMKKNASIQILVIDLAEDGWIIIIQGYGCGLHLGGVAVTRPLSEGPVQGCDVGELQQSGISRYQGTKPDSVFKLEQGETPWIAEGAIYSWTSPEEIRAINHMQWHPENRNKLKSLERSLQSFALEINFGLNKNLVPLTQEHNMFDSHYGSLQSHLNFVIQNRRDAGRDSDEFSGFEKSSVHVKHDKTFPGIKYRGYFKPSSTKSQLNDHPKTYTEEQPHKCSECGKVLYRKSLLLYHQRIHTGEKPCVCGECGKAFFWKSLFKRHQWSHTGEKVYGCNECGKSFSEKAYLVLLQRLYTGVKPYECSECGRTFAFKSALTKHQRIHTGERPYECSECEKAFRSKPDLIQHQRTHSRERLYGCSERGKDFTHMSFLVKHKEIHAREKVINLLKVRKSSLGRHSSLYMYKLIQEQNHMNTVPLEMPSSGTQSLNICELQGGKNVIVKQPFQEVRTVHNWELSQGILWIELCPPEIVL
- the LOC111749556 gene encoding zinc finger protein 577-like isoform X2, which produces MGCLTCKWSSMKKNASIQILVIDLAEDGWIIIIQGYGCGLHLGGVAVTRPLSEGPVQGCDVGELQQSGISRYQGTKPDSVFKLEQGETPWIAEGAIYSWTSPEEIRAINHMQWHPENRNKLKSLERSLQSFALEINFGLNKNLVPLTQEHNMFDSHYGSLQSHLNFVIQNRRDAGRDSDEFSGFEKSSVHVKHDKTFPGIKYRGYFKPSSTKSQLNDHPKTYTEEQPHKCSECGKVLYRKSLLLYHQRIHTGEKPCVCGECGKAFFWKSLFKRHQWSHTGEKVYGCNECGKSFSEKAYLVLLQRLYTGVKPYECSECGRTFAFKSALTKHQRIHTGERPYECSECEKAFRSKPDLIQHQRTHSRERLYGCSERGKDFTHMSFLVKHKEIHAREKVINLLKVRKSSLGRHSSLYMYKLIQEQNHMNTVPLEMPSSGTQSLNICELQGGSGL